One stretch of Acidobacteriota bacterium DNA includes these proteins:
- a CDS encoding cation:proton antiporter subunit C, which translates to MFDGGLYPYWIVIFLMMTGLYVVISRDNLIKKVIGLNIFQVSVIMFYVAMGKVRGGTAPIEAEGVVVYSNPLPHVLMLTAIVVGVATTALALALVVRINEAYETIEEDELRELEREEEA; encoded by the coding sequence ATGTTTGACGGAGGGCTCTATCCGTATTGGATCGTCATCTTCCTGATGATGACCGGGCTCTACGTCGTGATATCCCGCGACAACCTCATCAAGAAAGTGATCGGGCTCAACATCTTCCAGGTCTCGGTGATCATGTTCTACGTTGCGATGGGTAAGGTGCGCGGCGGCACGGCGCCTATCGAGGCCGAAGGTGTCGTCGTGTACTCGAATCCGCTGCCGCATGTCCTCATGCTCACTGCGATTGTGGTCGGCGTGGCCACCACCGCCCTCGCCCTCGCTCTCGTGGTGCGTATCAACGAGGCCTACGAGACCATCGAGGAGGACGAGCTGCGCGAGCTCGAACGGGAGGAAGAGGCGTGA
- a CDS encoding monovalent cation/H+ antiporter subunit D family protein, whose amino-acid sequence MTGGEADLVTRVSDDLPALQIALPLLSAAVCLLVRRRRAAWAVAMTVAWGSFASACVILSRVLHHGTISYAEGGWRAPWGIELHIDLLNALVLLIVTGICAIVLTASPRSLDQEVWREHHHKFYALYLLCMTGLAGMTVTGDAFNIFVFLEISSLSSYALISQGTTRRALTSALQYLVMGTIGGTFILLGVGMIYMVTGTLNIVDMSVQLSAVGPNRTVLVALACIGIGTGIKLAVFPLHIWLPNAYTYAPAIVTAFLAATATKVSYYVLVRFIFSVFGVDLAFGLRLDAVLMPLAIAAMFAGSTVAIFQNDIKRMLAYSSVAQIGYMVLGLSLASVSGLTGGLVHLFNHAIMKCGLFLVMAAVVLRVGSTRLEAFAGLGRRMPLTMAAFVVGGLSLIGVPLTVGFVSKWYLVMGALERGLWPVAVLILLSSLLALVYVWRVVEVAYFRQPPAEAPDVSEAPASLLVPTWVLVGATVFFGIFTSLSVGVASAAARMLLGVEL is encoded by the coding sequence GTGACCGGCGGCGAGGCCGACCTCGTTACCCGGGTCAGCGACGACCTGCCGGCACTACAGATAGCACTGCCCCTGCTGTCGGCCGCCGTCTGCCTGCTGGTACGTCGTCGGCGTGCCGCCTGGGCGGTGGCGATGACTGTCGCCTGGGGCTCATTCGCGAGCGCATGTGTGATCCTTTCGCGGGTCCTCCACCATGGGACAATCAGCTACGCGGAGGGCGGATGGCGAGCTCCGTGGGGAATCGAGCTTCACATCGATCTTCTCAACGCTCTGGTGCTGTTGATTGTCACAGGCATTTGCGCGATCGTGCTGACGGCGAGCCCGCGTAGCCTCGACCAGGAGGTGTGGCGCGAGCACCATCACAAATTCTACGCCCTGTACCTCCTTTGCATGACCGGGCTCGCAGGCATGACGGTCACCGGTGACGCCTTCAATATCTTCGTTTTCCTCGAAATCTCTTCGTTGTCGTCGTACGCACTCATCTCCCAGGGCACAACCCGCCGAGCCCTGACCTCGGCACTGCAGTACCTGGTGATGGGGACCATTGGCGGGACCTTCATCCTGCTCGGCGTCGGCATGATCTACATGGTCACCGGCACCCTCAACATCGTCGACATGTCGGTTCAGCTTTCGGCAGTCGGACCCAACCGCACCGTGTTAGTGGCGCTTGCCTGCATCGGCATCGGCACCGGAATCAAGCTTGCTGTCTTTCCGCTCCATATCTGGCTGCCCAACGCCTATACCTATGCGCCGGCGATCGTTACCGCATTTCTGGCGGCGACCGCGACCAAGGTTTCCTACTACGTGCTGGTGCGGTTTATTTTTTCGGTCTTCGGCGTCGACCTCGCCTTCGGTCTGCGGCTCGATGCGGTGCTCATGCCGCTGGCGATCGCGGCCATGTTCGCGGGATCGACCGTCGCCATTTTTCAGAACGATATCAAACGGATGCTGGCCTACTCGAGTGTTGCGCAGATCGGCTACATGGTCCTGGGGTTGAGCCTCGCATCGGTCAGCGGCCTGACCGGAGGTCTGGTCCACCTCTTCAACCACGCGATCATGAAGTGCGGACTCTTCCTGGTGATGGCGGCGGTCGTACTGCGGGTGGGCTCGACTCGCCTCGAGGCCTTCGCCGGTCTCGGGCGGAGGATGCCCCTCACCATGGCCGCCTTCGTTGTCGGTGGTCTGAGCCTGATCGGGGTTCCGCTGACGGTGGGATTTGTCAGCAAGTGGTATCTGGTGATGGGAGCCCTCGAGCGCGGCCTGTGGCCAGTGGCGGTGCTCATTCTCCTCAGCTCGCTGCTCGCGTTGGTCTACGTTTGGCGGGTGGTGGAGGTTGCGTACTTCCGGCAACCACCAGCGGAAGCTCCGGATGTCAGTGAAGCACCCGCAAGCCTGCTGGTGCCGACCTGGGTGCTGGTGGGTGCCACCGTCTTCTTCGGCATTTTCACCTCCCTCTCGGTCGGCGTCGCCTCGGCTGCCGCGCGCATGCTGTTGGGGGTCGAGCTGTGA
- a CDS encoding monovalent cation/H+ antiporter subunit D family protein: MSAEAAVGLAVLWPLFGIPLIVLFRRWPNLREAATLLTASSLFAVAVKVILPVVVVGGRPRLEIIEVLPGLDLAFEVEPLGMLFALVASGLWIVTSLYSIGYMRGHDEKNQTRFYVCFALAISGAVGVAFAANVFTLFVFYEMITLSTYPLVTHHGTDAAKSAGRVYLGVLMGTSIGLLLFALVWTYLAAGTTDFRAGGILAGRVGGWQLIALLALYAFGTGKAALMPFHRWLPAAMVAPTPVSALLHAVAVVKAGVFTVLKVLVYVFGIDLLASTDASRWLTWVAAFTILAASIVALTKDNLKARLAYSTVSQLSYIVLGGALATSAGVLGAGMHIAMHAMGKITLFFCAGAIMVGSHKTEISEMNGLGRRMPFTFGAFFLGSLSVIGLPPMGGSWSKWYLVLGALEAEQVAMMVVLMASSLLSIGYLMPVVGNAFFRAPPMEGGDEDGHGQPLDKQRFEAPLLCVLPPVVTGIGCIALFFYAEEIYQLLTGIVAK; this comes from the coding sequence GTGAGTGCAGAGGCGGCCGTCGGCCTGGCGGTCCTATGGCCGCTGTTCGGTATTCCATTGATTGTGCTCTTCAGACGCTGGCCGAACCTGCGTGAAGCCGCGACCCTGCTCACGGCGAGCTCGCTTTTCGCGGTCGCGGTCAAAGTAATTCTTCCGGTCGTGGTGGTGGGCGGGCGGCCGCGCCTGGAGATCATCGAGGTCCTACCCGGTCTCGACCTCGCGTTCGAGGTGGAGCCTCTGGGTATGCTTTTCGCGCTGGTGGCGTCGGGACTTTGGATTGTCACCTCTCTTTACTCGATCGGTTACATGCGAGGTCACGACGAGAAGAACCAGACCCGCTTCTACGTCTGTTTCGCCCTCGCCATCTCCGGCGCCGTCGGTGTTGCTTTCGCCGCCAATGTCTTCACCCTCTTCGTCTTTTACGAGATGATCACTCTCTCCACCTACCCGCTGGTGACCCACCATGGGACCGACGCCGCGAAGAGCGCCGGCCGTGTCTACCTCGGGGTCCTGATGGGGACTTCGATTGGGTTGCTGCTCTTCGCGCTCGTTTGGACCTACCTGGCCGCTGGCACCACCGATTTTCGCGCGGGCGGAATTCTCGCCGGACGGGTTGGGGGGTGGCAGCTGATTGCGTTGTTAGCGCTCTACGCATTCGGCACCGGCAAAGCCGCGTTGATGCCCTTTCACCGGTGGCTTCCTGCGGCGATGGTTGCTCCAACGCCGGTCAGCGCCCTGCTGCACGCGGTGGCGGTGGTCAAGGCGGGTGTGTTCACCGTGCTCAAAGTTCTGGTGTACGTCTTCGGTATTGACCTGCTCGCCTCGACCGACGCCAGTCGCTGGTTGACCTGGGTTGCCGCATTCACCATCCTTGCGGCATCGATCGTGGCGCTCACCAAGGACAACCTCAAGGCCCGGCTCGCGTACTCGACGGTGAGCCAACTGTCGTACATCGTGCTCGGCGGTGCCCTCGCGACATCTGCCGGCGTGCTCGGCGCCGGGATGCACATCGCCATGCACGCAATGGGGAAGATCACCCTGTTTTTCTGTGCCGGTGCCATCATGGTTGGCTCGCACAAGACCGAAATCTCGGAAATGAACGGGCTCGGGAGGCGCATGCCGTTCACTTTCGGCGCCTTCTTTCTCGGATCTCTGAGTGTCATCGGCCTGCCTCCGATGGGTGGTTCCTGGAGCAAGTGGTATCTGGTGCTGGGTGCGCTGGAGGCCGAACAGGTCGCGATGATGGTGGTGCTGATGGCGAGTTCCCTGCTCTCGATTGGCTATCTGATGCCGGTTGTCGGCAACGCGTTCTTTCGCGCGCCACCCATGGAAGGAGGCGATGAGGACGGCCACGGCCAGCCGCTCGACAAGCAGAGATTCGAGGCACCGCTCTTGTGCGTGCTACCGCCGGTGGTGACCGGCATCGGATGCATTGCGCTCTTCTTCTACGCGGAGGAGATCTATCAACTGCTGACCGGGATCGTGGCGAAATGA